A stretch of Lathyrus oleraceus cultivar Zhongwan6 chromosome 6, CAAS_Psat_ZW6_1.0, whole genome shotgun sequence DNA encodes these proteins:
- the LOC127091588 gene encoding uncharacterized protein LOC127091588, which yields MNGRDSVVCPKPRRVGFNFAVNDHPARAFRWHLSCQIEPCDSNSSGSNPLDTILTKDVDCDIEQLCPPVASSPPFFCGSPPSRVANPLIQDARFGDENFPPLSPSSWVVVPTQSGLPPSPSSSGRKGGCVRANFGNNPAVRVEGFDCLDRDSRNCSIPALA from the exons ATGAACGGCAGGGATTCGGTTGTTTGCCCTAAGCCCCGCCGCGTCGGATTCAATTTCGCCGTTAACGACCATCCGGCAAGAGCCTTCCGGTGGCATCTCAG TTGCCAGATTGAACCGTGTGATTCAAACTCCTCTGGCTCAAATCCCTTGGATACCATTCTCACCAAG GATGTTGATTGTGATATAGAACAGTTATGTCCTCCGGTAGCCTCGTCGCCCCCATTTTTTTGCGGGTCACCGCCGAGCAGAGTAGCTAACCCACTAATTCAGGATGCTCGATTTGGGGATGAGAATTTCCCCCCTCTCTCACCGTCGTCTTGGGTGGTGGTTCCCACCCAATCCGGTCTGCCACCGTCTCCCTCATCCTCTGGAAGGAAGGGAGGATGTGTTCGGGCCAATTTTGGCAACAATCCGGCGGTGAGAGTTGAAGGATTTGATTGCCTCGACAGGGATAGCCGAAATTGCAGCATCCCTGCCTTGGCTTAG